The Maridesulfovibrio salexigens DSM 2638 region AACTCAATGAATGCTGAACCGAGAATGTGCCCTGCATCCTTGAAGTTTACAGTCACATCTTCCGAAGGATCGAAGCTCGCTCCATACTGCACAGTACGCATGAGAGGCACAGTCTTCAGCGCATCATCCTGCTGATAAATGGGAGAAATGGGCGACATGCCTTTGCGTAATCTTTTACGGTTGGCCCACTCAGTTTCCATTTCCTGAATGTAAGCACTGTCCAGCAGCATAATATCAAGCAGGTCACGGGTAGGGGTGGTCATGTAGATAGGACCTTTAAACCCGGCTCTCACCGCAGCAGGAAGCAGACCGGTATGGTCGATATGGGCATGGGTGATCAGGATAAAATCAAGATTTTTGGGGTCGTATTCCGCAATACCCCGGTTACGTTTTTCTATCTCGGCGTTACCCTGATGAAGACCGCAGTCCACAGCAAATCTGGTATTTTCTGTCTCAATTATATAACAGGAACCGGTAACAGTTTTAGCAGCCCCCATAAAAGTAATCTTCATGTATCCTCCCGAATCTAAACTTGAATCTATTACGACTATGCTAGTTTTTCTTTTTTTGATAATTCGAATGCACTGTTACATGCACCATTAATCAGATTCAGGCAACAGCGGAGCAATTAGAAAATGCAGCAGCACGATCAGAAAAAAGCATACATCTACGGGCTTTCAGCCGTACTCATATGGTCCACGGTGGCCTCGGCATTCAAAATTGCCCTAGGCTACATGGACCCGCTGCAACTACTCTTCTATGCGGTTATATTCTCCACCTTATCCCTCTTCTTGATTTTGAAGATACAGAATAAAACCGAACAGATAAAGCGCATGAGCACAAAAGATTTACTCAAGAACGGCCTACCCGGACTGCTCAATCCATTTCTATATTATATAGTACTATTCAAGGCCTACGACCTGCTCCCCGCACAGGAAGCCCAGCCGCTCAATTACACTTGGGCGATCACTCTTTCACTGCTTTCCATTCCCTTGCTGGGTCAGAAAATGACCATGCGGGAACTGCTGGCTATCCTGACCAGCTACATGGGAGTTGTAATAATCTCCACCCACGGAAACCTGCTCAACATCCAGTTCAGCAATGGATTCGGAGTATTTCTGGCTTTATTCAGCACCATACTCTGGTCACTATACTGGATCATGAATACAAAGAGTAAATCCGACCCGCTGGTGGGATTGTTCTTGAATTTCTGCTTCGGGCTGCCGCTGGTAGCAGTAGCCATGTTGATTTTTTCCGGACCGCCGCCGTTCAATGCTCCGGCAATTCTTTCTGCGGCCTATGTAGGATTTTTTGAAATGGGGATAACTTTTGCGCTCTGGCTAAATGCTATGAAGCTGACTGAAAAGGCATCGCGAGTCAGCAACTTGATTTTCCTGTCACCATTCCTTTCGCTTATCCTGATCCACTTTATTCTTGGTGAGGAAATCCTGCATTCAACGCTTGTGGGACTTTTATTTATTGTGGGCGGGAATTTGATTCAGCAGTTGGGAAGAAAGAATTAAGCTTTAAAAATACAAAAGGACCGGGCTGGAGGTGTCCCGGTCCTTTTTGTATTTAAAGGAGTGATGATGAGGAATGAAGACTATATGTATATTCGGGCACTTGTTGAAGAAAGTGCAGGGGAACAAATTCTTCGCCCGTCTTGTATTTCTATTTAGCATCTAGCGTGCCAAAAACAATATTCTTTTATTTACAGACACTTAGAAGGATTGGCATTTTTTACCATCCCATCCTGCACATTCTTTTGCACAACTTTTTTGCACATATGTGCAATGCACAACTTCACAAACTGCACATCCATTCAGTCTTTAGTTCAATGTTAAGTTTAAGAATTGACGACAGAACGGTTAAAACAGCGCAACCCACTGTACATAACTGTTTTTTCGTATTATCTTATTACTAGTGGTAAACGAAGAAACATTGAATTGAAACTCAATATACCAAAGACACCACTTAGAAGATAAGGAGTAAATTATGCATACACGCCTATCAGATGTGTACCTAAACCATGAAATCAATGAAAAAATCGAAGAAGCCTGCCAGAATCTGGGAATCAGCAAGAGCATGTTTTTAAATGTGCTGCTGCAGGAACTGTTCAGCAAGGCCGGCCCTGAAGATCTATTCTACAACCGCGTGAAGCTCTGCAACGACAACGACATCGCCCCAAAAACACCAGAGCAGATTTCACAGTAAACCGGATAGCGCAAGCCGCAGAAACAAATCGCAAACAAACAGCGGCAATCAGAACAATAACGGCGCAAAAATCAGGAACTGACAAACAAACTGACCTGAATTTTTGCGCCCATGTTTCTTCATCAATCCCACCACAGGGAATTTACCACGCAGCATATTAATGCTGCTTTTTTTGTGCCTCACTATTCCTACGCCGAATTCAATCTATCTTATTATGCTCTCCATGACATATGTCGCATTTGACAATAATTCCCCTACAAAATATACGGCTATTCCAATTTCCTTATAATTTTAATTATCCTAAACTGGAGAAAAAAATGCGTTCAATATCTTTAGGAGTGATTCTGGTTATGCTTTCACTGGTATCCGCTGTTCCGGGTTTTGCAGCCGAAAAGCTCAGCGGTGATGTAATCATGTTTCATGCCGGCAGCCTTTCCGTTCCCCTTGCAAAGATGGAAAAGGAATTTGAAGCCATGCATCCCGGCGTTGACATCAAACGCGAAGCCGGTGGTTCCACCAAAATGGCACGTATGATCTCTGAAGTAGGCAAACCCGCTGATATCATGGCTTCCGCGGACTACGTGGTCATCGACAAGAACCTGATCCCCAAGTTCGCAGACTTCAACATCCGCTTTGCAACCAACCAGCTTGTTCTCTGCTACACTGACCAGTCCAAATACGCATCTGAGATCAATTCCGACAACTGGTATGAAATCATCCAGAAGCCCGGCGTTGTCTGGGGTCACTCAGATCCCAACCTTGATCCCTGCGGCTACCGTAGCGTGATGGTTATGCAACTGGCTGAAAAATTTTACGGTAAAGAAGGCCTTTTCGATAAACTCATCAAGCAGCGTAAGAAAGAATGGGTCCGCCCCAAATCAGTTGAACTGATCTCCCTGCTCAAAACCGGAAACATGGACTACGCTTGGGAATACCTCTCCGTAGCAGTGCAGCACGGCCTGAAGTACATTACCCTCGATAAGCACATCAACCTTTCCGATTACAAATACAACAACTTCTACAAGCAGGCGAAAGTGACTGTAAGCGGCAAGAAGCCCGGAAGCACCATTGACCGTGTTGGTAAATCCATCACTTACGGTATCACTCAGCTTAAGGATGCTCCCAACAAGGCTGCAGCCACTGCTTTCATGGCTTACATGCTTTCCCCTGAAGGCGGCCTGAAAATCCTGAAAGAAATGGGCCAGCCTCCTTTTGTTCCAGCCATTGTTCCTGATGAAACCATGATCAAGAACATGCCCGTCGAACTGCATAAGCTTGTAAAAGTAAATAAATAATCCGACCCAAAAGGAAAGCCGGGACAGCCCCGGCTTTCCTAATTCCCGCCCATGAGAAAATTCCACAAGACTTCAGTCAGCTCAATTGTGTCCACCATTCTGGTTCTCGGCTTCATTCTGGTTCCTCTGAGCCAGTTGATCTTAGGCTCAAGCGTAAATGAACTGCTTGAAACCATCATGGACCCTGATGTTCGTGCAGCCATCAGCCGAAGCATGCTTTGTTCCGGCATGGCGGCACTCATATCTTTTGCTATCGGCACCCCTTTCGCTTTTATGCTGGCCCGCAAGGATTTCAAAGGCAAAGCACTGGTGGAATCCATCATCGACATGCCGATTATGATCCCGCACCCAGTTATAGGTATTGCACTACTATCCATTGCCGGACGAAATCACTGGATAGGACAAATGCTTCTTGATGCCGGAATCCGTATCATGGGCACAAATACGGGTATTGTGGCTGTGCTGGTCTTTGTAGGGTTACCTTTTTATCTCAATGCCGCACGGGATGGATTTGAGGCCGTTCCCGAAAGACTGGAAAAAGCCGCCCGGACCTTGGGGGCTTCACCTACCCAGACATTTCTGCGGGTTACATTGCCGCTGGCTTGGCGCTCATTGCTGACCGGAATGATCATGTGCATGGCCCGTGCACTCAGTGAATTCGGCGCAGTTGTTATCGTAGCCTATCATCCCATGATAGCCCCCGTGTTGATGTACGAACGTTTCACTGCCTATGGTCTTTCATATTCACGTCCTGTGGCTATCTGGCTGATTTTTCTTTCACTGGTGCTCTTTGCGGCACTGCGAATTCTTTCACGCGGACTTGGGAGCAGGGATTCATGATTAAAATTGAAAAATTGAACGTTAAACTGCCCAAATTTTCCCTTCAGGACATCAGCCTGCACATCCCGGAAGGAGATTTCTTCACCCTGCTCGGCCCTACGGGTTCCGGCAAATCAATGCTGCTGGAGACAATCGCCGGACTGGTGCCCGTATCATCCGGTTCCATAAAAATTTCAGGTAGTGAAATTGCCCACCTCCCCCCGGAAAAGCGGGGGCTGTCTATTGTTTATCAGGACTATGCCCTTTTCCCGCACCTGAGTGTGCTGGAAAACATAACCTTCGGCGCAAAATATAAAGGCATCAGCGAAGACAGCGCTGTGCGCAAAGCCGAAGAACTTGCGGAAAAGTTGAATATTTCACACCTGCTGACCCGTACACCGCTTCATTTGTCCGGTGGTGAACGCCAACGCGCCGCCATAGCCCGCGCCCTGCTGGTGGACCCGGCAGTGCTGTTACTTGATGAGCCTCTTTCCGCTTTGGACCCGGCTTTCCGGCAGGAAGTTCAAGACCTGCTCAAAGATCTTCATCGAGAAACCGGAATCACCTTCGTCATGGTCACCCACGATTTTGACGAAGCACTCTATCTTTCTACCAATGGAGCTATCATCAAGAATGGCAAACTCGTCCGCAAAGGTAAGATAAGAGATATTTTCAATTCTCCGGGCTCCGAGTTCGTGGCAGGCTTTGTAGGCATATCCAACATATACCCCTGCACGCCCATGACTGATTACGTAAAGCTTAGCGATCTGAACCTCACTTACACCAAGGAAAGGGCCGGCTCGGAAACAAGGTTGGCTTTTCGTCCTGAAGAAGTGCTTCTGGGAAGTGAGATTGGAGAAAACAACGGGCAGAACAGCTTTTACGCCACAATTAAAGGCATAACCGCCGGGGGATTTCACGCGCGTGTCACCCTTGATTATGACGGCATGGAAATCTACGCCCTTGTTCCGCGGAAAATGATTGGAAATGGCGAATTGGAACCGGGGCTGCCCATCAAAGTAGCTGTCCCGGAGCAAAGCCTGCACCTGTTTTAATTACGAGATCGCAAGCCTGCGGACAACAACCTTATGTTATTGGTATTAAGTAGCAAATACGAGATCAAAAGGGCCGCAACAGACAACTCTCTATTCACGCCATAGCTATGGAAAACAAGGTAAACACCGACGATAAACAACTGTAAAAAGACAAAGAATTTTTGTTTGCTGTCCAGCCAACGGATTCCGAAATACTTACGGCATTGAAAATAGCGAAGCAGGCTAATCAGTACATTGGAAAAGCAGAAAGCCAGACCTGCACCGCTTACCCCCAGACTGTTGTAAAGAAGCAGGCAGAGTCCCGCATTGAGAATCAACCCTGCAACGGTATTAAATACTTCCAGCCTTGATTTACCGGAAAGAATCAGCAGGTAGCCCACCGGCCCAGTGTAGCAATTACAAATCTGCCCGAGAAGCATCCACAGCAGACAGCTTGTCCCGGCGCTGTATTGCGCCCCGAAAAAATTCATGATCACATCTGCATAAACAGCCACCCCGGCCAACAAAATGAATGAAAACAAAGTCAGCGCATGGGTGGCCTCGCGATACAGGGAGCAAATAGCTTTATGGTCTTCACGAGCGTAAACAGCTGAAATCTGCGGGGCATATACACTGTTAAATGTGTAAAGCAGTATGGAAATACTAACCGCAACTTTCATGGCAGCTACAAAAAGAGCGGAATCCACAACCACTCCCACAGCACCGAGAATAAGCGTATTTATCCAGATCAATGAAGTCTGAGAAAATGCGACAATCAAAAGCGGAATGGAATAAACTATAATTTCACGGACACTTACGGAACTGCGCAGCCGAAGAGAAAAATGCAAACCATAATCCCGACGAGTACTTAGAAAAGAATATAAAAAGGACACACCATAAAGAGCGGTAACCGCAACAAGAAAATGAATTACATCAAAATCGATAACAAATGCCGAAGCAGACAAAAGCAACATGCCGAGCGGAATTAATAAATTTTCCACCACCGTGATTCCAGACATATCGCCAAGGCTCTGGCGGACCATTATGTTGATTCTGGTCAGGCTCCAGAAAAAAATAATGGGGGAAGCACAAAAAATATACGCCCATTTTGACACATTTTTAAAGACCAAACCGGCAACTGGTTCAGCATAGAACATAACCGCTCCGGAAAGCAGTAACGCAAAGCCCCCGACAATCAGCTGTGAAAGAGTCCACATAGCAGAAAGATTGGATTCATGCTGTTCCCTCGCCTGCGGAATATAACGCAAACACGCATTGCCGAGTCCCAACTGAGCAAAATTGGCACACAGAAAGGCAAAAGTGTAGCCGATAAAAAAAAGCCCGGTTCCATAGGCTCCATACTTCTTAGCCAGCACCCATGCCAGCAGCAAGCCGCCTACCCCCTTCACTCCCTTAGCTGTGAAGACAAGAATCAACTTCTTCAAATTGGAGTGTTTACTGCTCAAACCGCTTTTCCCTCAGCTTGCGAAGAAGACTCCGCTCAATAAAAGTATAATAAAAAATATTGCGCAGTTTCAGCCATATCCAGTGCAATCCCTGTCCGCCAATCACGCGAACACTGTCCTTAAACGGAACATTGCCGGATGCACATAATTTATAGCCACTCTGCAAAAGCTCACGCGCGCAGATCAGTTCATACAATTGAATCTGTGCAGGACTAAGCCGCTCTTTCCATTTTACAGCTATGGTGCGATCCGGGGCCTTTCCGACATTCTGATGCAAATGCTTTTGCCTGCTCCCAATCAACTTGTAATAATCCTGCTGGGACGCAACAACTTCCTTACCTTCCGAGCTGACACCAAATTCATCAAGTATGCGGAGAACTTCCCGTTCCGGTGCTGCAAGCAGGTCTTCGAAACGCAACCGGATTACCGACTGCCCATTCATCCTGTTCACCATCTTCTTCCAATCAAATGCGGCTTGGAAAACATTATTGGACATCTTCATTCCAGTCAGGGATACCATGTCCAATTTTGAATTAAACACGGCCCTGCCGTCACGAAGCAGAAAAACAAACCTTGCATCGCTGTATATGTTTTTCAATTTGGACATGTGAAAATCATGCCTTGCACCTTTGATGACCAGAACTTCAGGCATTTTTTCCCCGCGAACCTCAAGATATTCCATGAATACAGCATCAAACACAGCGCGGTAGCTCAAGCTTCCCCGGCCAGTCAATCGATGACGCAATTGTTCACGGTCAATATTCCATTCAACAAAACGTGGTTCGGAATAAAGAAGCTCCAGCACTCCTTCAACAGTCAGTAATTTTTCATCCCGATAATTTTCAAGAATAAGGGAAATAAAATGACTTTCCTGCCCAACCACAACCCCGGCATACTGATTCAGCAGCGAAGAAAGTAAAGTCGAACCGGAGCGGCTATCATAAAGAATAAATGCATGAATCATAATCTGCTCGCTTTGAGCGTTGAAAAATCAACTCTATACCTACCACTGCGGCACTCAACTTCAATGACATCTCTCTCAATGGAACTGTCTAGCAGCAATGGATCTGTGCAGCCCTCAGAAGTACGCCCGACAGCAGTATACATGATCGATGGAGATGAAGTCTTGCGCTCCGCCTGAAACAGCATGCCTGAGCGAGGAATCTTCTTACCCATATACCAGACTAATCCTGTATACCGCTTAAACGATGTGCTGAAATCCTGACCATAAAAATTAAGGCTATATCCGCTGTCCCGATCCAAACAAACTTTCCCGACTCCAACATCGCTGAGCAAACGCCCCTTTCGGTAAACATGTACGGGGTATAGAATGCTGGTATTACCTACAGTTGTGATACGGTCACGCACAAAAATATCTTCGCCATTTATGACTACAATTGCCCGTATCCATGATTTCGGGCGCACAGACGCCGGATAGTATCCAGCCAGCTCCACTTCAATACCTTGATATCCCTGCCCGCAGACAAACCGGGGCTTGGGAGTGACCCCTTTGCCCTTTTTATAATCATAAAGCTGAAAAACATCCGTACCTTCACCTAACTGGCCTATCTTATTGAAAACAGGAATATTGTGATTTATTGACAGCTTCTTCAGCTGGAATCCGTCATCATTAACCAACGAACTCTTACCCTGCCATAACCCGAAATGACCTGCGTCAGGATGAATATGGGAACCGGGAAAAACTCCCTTGGATAAAGCATGGAAACCTTGGGGAGGTCCGCATTTAAAGAATACCAGTGACGCATCTTCTCGCCATGATGAACGGGTCAACAGAATTCCGAGATTATCAAACCATGCATGCAGAGGAAGGTTCTGCGGACTCTGTGGTTTTATCTGCGGATCATACCATACGTAATCCTGCCAGAGCACAGTATTCATACGTCTTTTATGCTCGATCTCAGCTGCCAGCCATTGGGCATGACCGTCATTAAAAACACGTGCAAGGCTCCTCAGAATTGCCCCTGGTCCGTAAAAATCAACCATGGGAGAATCTGCAAAATCTACATTGTATCTAAATCCGGGCAAGGAAGCGTAAAGTCTGAATTTAGCGGTGTTTCTCAAAAAACCGCTTGAACGAACCATCTCCAGTCCCTGTGCGGGAGCCATTGCCATGTAATAGTTAAGCAGCCAGAGAGTACCGTAGCTCCAGTAACCGACACCCTCATGTGAAGCTCCGTCCGGGGAAAGCAGGGGCAAAACCGTATTAAAATTATCTTCAGCTGTTTGCAGCCACTTTAACGCCCTCTGATCTTCGCCGTATAATGCAATCCCGGCAACCGCCAAGGCACCGGCATTTACATAATTATGGTTCTGAAGCAGACCACGGGACTGGGCCCACCACAACCGTTTCGAGCGAATGATTTCATCCAATATTTCTGCATGTTCAATGATCGAATCCTTTACCATTAAGCGCATGGCCGAGGACAATTCATCGTAGAACCAGTCATAGGCGAGTGAAAGAGCAAAAAGACCGTGCGCAGCTCCGATATCTTCATTATTGCCCCAGACCTTTGAGGAGCAGAATGTCCGTAACAAATTCTGAACAGCAATAAATGAACTGGAATCACCGGTAATCAGATAATAAAAGGAGTTATCCACCAACCCGTCAGCAGGACGGCGGACAGATTCGTTATTGTAACGCAGCAGATTAGTCGGAACTCTGTTGCCCACCATTGCCTTGGCGCGCTTACGAATGATGCGCAAAAAATCGGCATAAGGCTCTTTATCTTTGATGGAACGCAATTGCTCCAAACGGGCCTTATTAAAATAAAGTCTGGGACGTTCTTTAAATACAGAGTAATCAGCAGCAGATGCGGAAAACGGAAACACCCATAACACCGAAACCAGCACCATCACCGCCATGATCGGCTTATGCCGCATTACGCCCCCTTGATTTATTTTAAACTCAGAATCTTCAGTTTCTTTATTATCTTGACCAAAGTACGCTTTACGATACCCATCGAAGACTCAAGGCTGGCAATTCTTTTTTCCAGATCATTAATATAGCGGCCAATCTCTTCCTCATCACAGGGAGTTGGAGATTCAGCAACGGGAAGCAGGCCGTCACCAATACGTTCCCGGGCAAATGAATCCACAACATCAGCACTTACAGGCTTAATATCATCTGCAAAACCAAAGATTAGCGAACCTTCACAAAGAACGTTAATATTACGAGGAATACCATGAGAATATTCATTAATCTTCATAATGGCTTCTTCTGTAAATATCGTGAAGGGATCCTCAGCCCCGCCCTGCCGTAGACGGTAGTAGATATACTCCTTAGCTTCCTGCTCCCGCAAACGGGAAAGATGGGCACTGACAACAATACGCTGCACAATCTGGCTGTAACGGGCCTTACGCAATCTATCACGAAACCCGGTCTGACCTACCATCAGAATTGAGATAAGGTTATCCTTTCCGGCCTGCAAATTTGAAATCATTCGAACCTGCTCAAGAGCTTCGTCACTCAGATTCTGGGCCTCATCAAGAATAAGCAAAACCCGCTTATCACTATTGGTATAAATATCGAGCAAGTGCTGCTGCAATGCATCAAGGCACGAAGCCGGGGTAGGATTTGGCGGCAGCTCTCCTTCAAGTTCGGTTAGAATCATCTCAACGATGTAATCGCCGCCAACAGCACTATTGAAGATCACACCGACAATGATTTCTTCGCTATGCTCGACCACCAGCTTATAGATAATGGAAGTCTTTCCCGTTCCGGCATCTCCGGTAAGCAAAATCAGACTGTCACCATTCATCAAACCGTAATCAATATGGGTAAGGGCCTGCTGGTGCCACTGGCTCAAATAAAAAAATTCAGGGTCAGGCAGGATGTTGAATGGCTTTTCGTTCAAGCCGTAGAACTCTAAATACATTTAACCTCCACCTCAGCTGATAACATTCAGGCTTTCCTTATCACTCTTATTAAGAACTATACCTACAATATTTCGCCCTTCAAGAAGATTGAGTGCTTTCTGGACATATTCACGTGAAGTTTTGCCTGCTTCCACAACAAACACAATCCCATCAACATAACTGGAAAAGACCAATGCATCAGGCGCATGCAGTAAATCCGGACAATCGAAGACAACATAACGATCAGGGTAACGATCCTTCATTTCGGTAATCAAATCCTGCAACTTCGGGGAGCCTAGAATTTCTGTGGAACCTTTAATGGGTTCCCCGGCAGGGAGAAAGGAAAGCTTATTAATGCCCGGTTTAATTAATAAATCTGGCACAGGAATATCATGAAGCAGATGATCAGTGAGCCCCTTTTCCACTTCTATTCCCAAGTACTTATGAATGCTTGGATTACGCATGTCCGTATCCACCAGCAAAGCGAACTGATCAACTTCACGGGCAATACTGATAGCTAAATTGATAGAAGTAATGGTCTTGCCTTCACCGGGCATGGCACTGGTAACCATCAACACATTGTGCTTTTTTCTCTTGGTGCGGTGGAAAATCTGAGTCCGCAGCAGGTTATAAATATCAGTAAATGAAGAGCTGCTGTGCTTGGTAAGAATCCTGTTCTTAGCAAGCTCCATCTCATCAAGAACAATATCATCATTGTAGAAGCTTTTGGGGATATTGCAGCTCTGCCCCATTTTATCTGAAGGCTTGGATTCAGCTTCCTTTCTAACTTCAGGCACAGGGGGAGGCGTTTTGGCAACAGTGCGTTCAACGGCTGTTGACCTGTTTCCGCTGGAAACCTGCTCTTCCTGCAACATGCGATTTCGTTTGGCTTTTTCAACAGCCTTAAGCAGCTTGCTCATGTTGACTCCCCGTCCATTAAAAATTCAAAACTATTTTACGTACTAATTTAACAGCGATGACATCTATCGGCATAAAGAAAATATGAACGGCAACTACGCTCACTGCCACTGTAGATAAAAACACTATCGTCATAATCCATTTTCTGCGTACCAGCGCCCGAGCCTCTATCTCTGTCTCCCAATATGGAACAATAGCAAGCACCGGATACTTCACAATAGCCGACAATTCTTCCGGCCTGCGAATAGAACGATCCATGAATTCCAGAATAGTACCGGTACTGGCTCCAACACCTAGCGAAAGAACAAAGCCGACAAGAATCAAAGCCAGCCTGTTAGGACGAATCGGCTTTTCTGGAACAATCGGAGGGTCGATCAGGGTGAAACGTTCTGCAAGCTGACTCTGCTCCAAACCTTTTGCCTCACGAGCTGCCAGCAGTCTGTTATTAATGTCCTGATACTTGAGCTGGGCGTTTTCATAATCACGCATCAGCACCTTATACTCCTGCTCCACCTGCGGAGTATTAACTACCCTGCGCTGATAGGAGGCATATTTATTGGAAAGCTCCGCATAGTTTCTCTCCGCCTCGACAATTTCAAGTTCTGTAGAGGCAATCTGCGTCTCAATCTGGATGTAGCCCGGATTATCAGGAACATCAGAAGCAGAATCAAACATCGAATACTGCAAAGCAGCCTCTTCAAGGCTCTCATTAAGGGAGTCTATCTGCTTTCGAAGCATGATTACTTCAGGGTGCTTCTCAGAATATTTCTTACGCAGAACCGTAAGTTCCTGCTCTTTATTTTTAATTTCCCGGTTTATTGAGTCGAGATTGTCAGCAGCATCGACTTCCTTTTCAAGGGATTCAATCTGCCTTTTCATCGCCAGCACATCAGGGTGTCTTGAAGAATAACGCGATTGCAACGAAAGATACTCGCGCCGGAGTTTCTCAAGATCTTCCCGGGCTGTAGGAAAACGGGTTCCGTCATTGGCGACAATACGCAGATTAGGATCAATACTGGCCCGCTGTCCTTCAAGGTAAACCTTACGGTTCTTCAAGGAAACGATCTGCTCCTGAACCTTATCGAGCTCCCGCTGAAGGCGTTCCATAGAATTCATATTATGAATCAACAGCTCCGGTAACTCATTTACATGCTCCTCCTTGAAGAGGGCAATGTTTGATTCCAGCTCCAAAATCTCGGAACGCAACTCGGCTAGCTGCAACTCAAGGAATTCAAAGGTCGATGTGGCTTTTTCCTCTCGCTCCTTCAAGTTTTCTTTCAAATAAAGGGAGGTAAGGACGTTAGCAACCTGAGCCACTTTCTGCGGACTGCGCCCTTCATAAGAAAGGGTAAATGCGACTGTCGCAGTCCCCGGACGACCGGAATACTGGTTGGTAACTTCAGCGGTAATAGGCTCAAGCTGAATATCCTCGCGCATCTTGGCGATAATTTCTTCTGTAGTATATTTACCGACCAGATCAGGATACAGCTCAAATTCCTTGATAATATTTAAAAGGTTACCATGACTGAGAACTATCTGCGAAATTGCCTGCAATCTCTCTTCAACAAAACCTGTAACAGTAGTCTGAACCAGATCCTGAGGAATATCCTGATCCTCGATCAAAATAGTTGCCGTGGACTTGTAGACCGGAGAAAGCACAAAGGCCAATATGAAAATCAAAGAAAATACAGCTCCCGCAGGTATTAGGAACTGGTATTTCCTGCGCTTAAGAACATCGAAATAATATGCAATATCCGAGCTTTCCTGCATACGCTCGCTCCCTTAATTTATCTCGGTCGGAAATGAGTAAGAAAAACCGACCCAGCTTTTAAATCTTTCACTATTAGAGTCACTGATTTCATTGAGCGAATAATTGACGCTTAGTCCACAATATGCGGTCCAGTCTTTTTCAAATTTCCAATTAACTATGGCTTGGGAAAAAACACCTTTTGCCTTGTGCTTTCTTCCTCCGCTCTTCCCGTCTGACTCATTCATCCAATATGTATTGATATTGTCC contains the following coding sequences:
- a CDS encoding DUF4962 domain-containing protein; translation: MRHKPIMAVMVLVSVLWVFPFSASAADYSVFKERPRLYFNKARLEQLRSIKDKEPYADFLRIIRKRAKAMVGNRVPTNLLRYNNESVRRPADGLVDNSFYYLITGDSSSFIAVQNLLRTFCSSKVWGNNEDIGAAHGLFALSLAYDWFYDELSSAMRLMVKDSIIEHAEILDEIIRSKRLWWAQSRGLLQNHNYVNAGALAVAGIALYGEDQRALKWLQTAEDNFNTVLPLLSPDGASHEGVGYWSYGTLWLLNYYMAMAPAQGLEMVRSSGFLRNTAKFRLYASLPGFRYNVDFADSPMVDFYGPGAILRSLARVFNDGHAQWLAAEIEHKRRMNTVLWQDYVWYDPQIKPQSPQNLPLHAWFDNLGILLTRSSWREDASLVFFKCGPPQGFHALSKGVFPGSHIHPDAGHFGLWQGKSSLVNDDGFQLKKLSINHNIPVFNKIGQLGEGTDVFQLYDYKKGKGVTPKPRFVCGQGYQGIEVELAGYYPASVRPKSWIRAIVVINGEDIFVRDRITTVGNTSILYPVHVYRKGRLLSDVGVGKVCLDRDSGYSLNFYGQDFSTSFKRYTGLVWYMGKKIPRSGMLFQAERKTSSPSIMYTAVGRTSEGCTDPLLLDSSIERDVIEVECRSGRYRVDFSTLKASRL
- a CDS encoding ExeA family protein, producing the protein MYLEFYGLNEKPFNILPDPEFFYLSQWHQQALTHIDYGLMNGDSLILLTGDAGTGKTSIIYKLVVEHSEEIIVGVIFNSAVGGDYIVEMILTELEGELPPNPTPASCLDALQQHLLDIYTNSDKRVLLILDEAQNLSDEALEQVRMISNLQAGKDNLISILMVGQTGFRDRLRKARYSQIVQRIVVSAHLSRLREQEAKEYIYYRLRQGGAEDPFTIFTEEAIMKINEYSHGIPRNINVLCEGSLIFGFADDIKPVSADVVDSFARERIGDGLLPVAESPTPCDEEEIGRYINDLEKRIASLESSMGIVKRTLVKIIKKLKILSLK
- a CDS encoding polysaccharide biosynthesis tyrosine autokinase; translation: MSKLLKAVEKAKRNRMLQEEQVSSGNRSTAVERTVAKTPPPVPEVRKEAESKPSDKMGQSCNIPKSFYNDDIVLDEMELAKNRILTKHSSSSFTDIYNLLRTQIFHRTKRKKHNVLMVTSAMPGEGKTITSINLAISIAREVDQFALLVDTDMRNPSIHKYLGIEVEKGLTDHLLHDIPVPDLLIKPGINKLSFLPAGEPIKGSTEILGSPKLQDLITEMKDRYPDRYVVFDCPDLLHAPDALVFSSYVDGIVFVVEAGKTSREYVQKALNLLEGRNIVGIVLNKSDKESLNVIS
- a CDS encoding GumC family protein, producing the protein MQESSDIAYYFDVLKRRKYQFLIPAGAVFSLIFILAFVLSPVYKSTATILIEDQDIPQDLVQTTVTGFVEERLQAISQIVLSHGNLLNIIKEFELYPDLVGKYTTEEIIAKMREDIQLEPITAEVTNQYSGRPGTATVAFTLSYEGRSPQKVAQVANVLTSLYLKENLKEREEKATSTFEFLELQLAELRSEILELESNIALFKEEHVNELPELLIHNMNSMERLQRELDKVQEQIVSLKNRKVYLEGQRASIDPNLRIVANDGTRFPTAREDLEKLRREYLSLQSRYSSRHPDVLAMKRQIESLEKEVDAADNLDSINREIKNKEQELTVLRKKYSEKHPEVIMLRKQIDSLNESLEEAALQYSMFDSASDVPDNPGYIQIETQIASTELEIVEAERNYAELSNKYASYQRRVVNTPQVEQEYKVLMRDYENAQLKYQDINNRLLAAREAKGLEQSQLAERFTLIDPPIVPEKPIRPNRLALILVGFVLSLGVGASTGTILEFMDRSIRRPEELSAIVKYPVLAIVPYWETEIEARALVRRKWIMTIVFLSTVAVSVVAVHIFFMPIDVIAVKLVRKIVLNF